A stretch of the candidate division WOR-3 bacterium genome encodes the following:
- the lysS gene encoding lysine--tRNA ligase, protein MSSEYEIRKTKREELIKSGINPYPYSFEKSHDVKILLEEFDAIAENSVKISIAGRLMSIRGHGKSVFSNIADSTGSIQLYLQLDALGEESFEGFKKTDVGDFIGVGGTLMKTKTGEKTLRVSNWLFLSKSLMNLPEKFHGLKDPETRYRQRYLDFISTPGTREKIKARSRIVKTIRKKLDSLGFLEVETPVLQPVYGGAFAEPFVTRYNSLGTDFYLRVSNELYLKRLLIGGFERVYEFAKDFRNEGVDKDHNPEFTQVEIYWSYVDYFAMMDLTEAIFREVCIELFGTPVLITGEREIDFSKSWKRLDYWDSLEEATGEDMKNLSKEALLDFCRRKNIEIDKKNHRGKIVDALFSALVQPNLIEPSFVMDHPLEISPLAKTHRKNPLLVERFEPIVLGMELGNSFSELNDPVEQRKRLEYQNELRKQGEKEYEPVDEDFLLAMSYGMPPAGGLGLGIDRLAMLFTSSENIREVITFPQLKPVQKTNEEI, encoded by the coding sequence GTGAGCAGTGAATATGAAATAAGAAAGACAAAAAGAGAAGAACTCATCAAGTCGGGCATAAATCCTTATCCGTACTCATTCGAAAAAAGCCACGACGTGAAAATATTACTCGAGGAATTCGATGCAATTGCGGAAAACAGCGTGAAAATCTCCATTGCCGGGAGATTGATGTCCATAAGAGGTCACGGCAAAAGTGTTTTCTCAAACATCGCCGACTCCACCGGCTCTATTCAGCTTTATTTACAACTCGACGCGCTCGGAGAAGAGAGCTTTGAAGGCTTTAAAAAAACCGACGTCGGAGATTTTATAGGAGTCGGCGGTACTCTCATGAAAACCAAAACAGGAGAAAAAACTCTGAGGGTTTCGAATTGGCTGTTTTTATCAAAATCGCTCATGAACCTGCCCGAAAAATTTCACGGTCTGAAAGACCCGGAGACGAGATACAGACAGAGATACCTCGATTTTATATCGACTCCCGGAACGAGGGAAAAAATCAAAGCGAGAAGCAGAATTGTGAAAACCATAAGAAAAAAACTCGATTCGCTCGGATTTCTCGAAGTGGAAACTCCTGTTCTCCAGCCGGTTTACGGAGGGGCGTTCGCCGAACCTTTCGTGACAAGATATAATTCTCTGGGAACTGATTTTTATCTCAGGGTTTCCAACGAGCTTTATCTTAAAAGACTTCTCATAGGAGGATTTGAGAGAGTTTACGAGTTCGCCAAGGATTTCAGGAACGAAGGAGTGGACAAGGATCACAATCCCGAATTCACTCAGGTCGAAATCTACTGGTCATACGTGGATTATTTCGCGATGATGGACCTTACGGAAGCCATATTCCGCGAGGTTTGTATCGAACTGTTCGGAACACCTGTCCTGATAACAGGAGAGAGAGAAATTGATTTTTCGAAATCCTGGAAAAGATTGGATTACTGGGATTCCCTCGAAGAAGCGACCGGAGAGGACATGAAAAACCTCTCCAAAGAAGCGCTCTTGGACTTCTGCCGCAGAAAGAACATCGAGATTGACAAAAAAAACCACAGAGGCAAGATAGTCGATGCCCTTTTCTCGGCTCTCGTCCAGCCAAACCTCATTGAACCTTCGTTCGTCATGGACCATCCTCTCGAAATATCTCCCCTTGCAAAGACTCACAGGAAAAATCCGCTTCTCGTCGAAAGATTCGAACCGATCGTACTCGGCATGGAACTCGGGAACAGTTTTTCCGAACTAAACGATCCTGTTGAGCAGAGAAAGAGGCTCGAATACCAGAACGAACTCAGAAAGCAGGGTGAAAAAGAATACGAACCGGTCGATGAGGATTTTCTTCTTGCGATGTCTTACGGAATGCCGCCGGCCGGAGGGCTCGGACTCGGAATAGACAGATTGGCGATGCTTTTCACCTCTTCTGAAAACATAAGGGAGGTAATCACTTTCCCTCAGCTGAAGCCCGTTCAGAAGACTAATGAGGAAATATGA